Within Halobacterium jilantaiense, the genomic segment CTCCGGAACACGTTCGTGTTGCTGGTCGTGTTCACGGTGGCAGCGCTCGCCGTCGGGCTGCTGCTGGCGATTCTCGTCGACCGGGACATCCGCTTCGAGAACACGTTCCGCACAATCTACCTGCTGCCGATGAGCCTGTCGTTCGTCGTGACCGCCATCTTCTGGGCGTGGATGTACAACCCCACGACCGGACTGATAAACGAGGGGCTCCGCCTGTTCGGCCTCGGGTCGCTCACTCAGCAGTGGATCAGCGACCCGCAGCTCAAGCTGTTCGCGGTGATGTTCGCGCTCGTCTGGCAGTTCAGCGGCTACGCGATGGTCGTCTACCTCGCCGGCCTGCGCGCCATCCCGACCGAGCAGTACGAGGCGGCGAAAGTCGACGGTGCCGGCCTCGTGAAGATGTACTGGCGGACCATCATCCCGCAGCTGCGGGCGTCCACGACCAGCGCCGCCGTCGTGCTGATGGTGTTCGCGCTGAAGGCGTTCGACTTCCTGTACGTGATGTTCGGCACGCGGCCCGGCCCGTCGGCGGACATCCTCGCGATGATGATGTACCGCGAGTCGTTCGGCACGACCAACTGGGCGTACGGCTCCGCGATCGCGATGATTCTGTTCGCGCTCGCGCTCGGCGTCATCGCACCGTACCTCTACCTGCAGTTCAAGCGAGGTGAACTCTGATGGCTTCCGACAGTTCCTCCGGCCGCTCGTGGAACCGAATCGGCCTGTACGCGGCGCTCTTGGCGCTGGTCGCGTTCTACCTCTCGCCGTTGGAGAGCGCAGTCATGACCGCGTTCAAGTCCCAGACCGGGTTCTTCCAGACGTCGCCGATTGCGCCGCCGGGACCGTCGACGTTCACTCTGGCGGCCTGGGGCGACGCGTTCTCGCGGCTCCAGGACGGACTCGTGAACAGCCTCCTGTTCACGATTCCCGCGACGGTGCTGTCGGCGACGCTCGGTAGCTTCGTCGCGTACGGCCTCACGAACACGAAGTGGCGCGGGCAGTCCGTCGTGTTGGTGTTGCTCATCGCGGGCATCTTCATCCCGTACCAGTCCGTGCTCGTGCCGCTGTCCCGGTTCTGGTCCATCGTCGACCTCGGCAGCCTCCTGTCGTGGCTGCCGCCGGTCGCGGACCGCTCGGGGCTGGTCGCGCTCGCGATCACCCACACCGCGTACGGCGTCCCGATCACGACGCTGCTGTTCCGCGCGCACTACCAGTCGCTGGACGACTCCATGCTGGAGGCCGCGCGGCTGGACGGCGCGACGATTCGGAAAATCTACACGCGTATCGTGTTGCCGCTCTCGATTCCGATGTTCGCAGTCGCGCTGATTTACCAGTTCACGAACATCTGGAACGACCTGCTGTTCGCGCTCGTGCTCATCCAGAACCCGAGCAGCGACGTGGTGACAATCTCCCTGACCTCCCTCCAGGGGTCTATGGTGAGCCAGTACAACCTGCAGATGGCGGGCGCGTTCATCACCGCGCTGCCCACCCTGCTCGTGTACATCTTCTTCGGCGACCAGTTCGCCGAAGGAGTCGCCGGCGGAGGTGCCTAACATGGCTGAACTACAACTCGACCACATCACCAAGACGTTCGACGACGGAGGCGACGAGATCGTCGCAGTCGACGACGTGTCCATCGACATCGAGGACGGCGAGTTCCTCGTGCTCGTCGGGCCGTCCGGCTGCGGGAAATCGACCACGCTGCGGACCATCGCGGGCCTCGAGTCCATCACCGACGGCGACATCCGGCTCGACGGCGAGGTCATCAACGACAAGCGCCCGCAGGACCGCAACATCGCGATGGTGTTCCAGTCGTACGCGCTGTACCCGCACATGACCGTGCGCGGCAACATGTCGTTCGGGCTCGAGGAGTCGACGGACCTCTCCGACGACGAGATCGACGAGCGCGTCACGGAAGCCACCGAGATGATGGGCATCGCCGACCTTCTGGACCGCAAACCCAGCGAGCTCTCCGGCGGCCAGCAGCAGCGCGTCGCGCTCGGCCGCGCCATCGTCCGCAACCCCGCGGCGTTCCTGATGGACGAACCGCTCGCGAACCTCGACGCGAAGCTGCGCGCGCAGATGCGGACGGAACTCCAGCGCATCCAGGAGGAACTCGGCGTGACGACCGTCTACGTCACGCACGACCAGACCGAGGCGATGACGATGAGCGACCGCATCGCTATCCTCGACGACGGGGAGCTCCAGCAGGTCGGGACGCCGCTGGAGTGCTACCACGAGCCCGCGAACCTCTTCGTCGCGGAGTTCATCGGCGAACCGTCGATGAACACCTTCGAGATGCGCGTCGAGGGCGACTCGCTCGCCGACGACGACTTCGAGTACCCGCTCTCGGCGAGCCACGCCGACGCCATCGGGGACGCCGACCGGGTCGTCTTCGGCGTCAGACCAGAGGACATCGAGATCGACGCGGACCCCGAGGACGCCCACAGCTACGCCGTCGACGTCGACGTCGTGGAGCCGAAGGGCAACGAGAACTACGTCCACATGACGTTCGACGGGGCCGCCGAAGACCGGGAGAAGTTCGTCGCGGCCGTCGGCGGCCTCGAACGGGTCGACGAGGGCGCGCGCGTCGTCGCCCGGTTCCCGCCGGAGGCCGTCCACCTCTTCGACGCGGACACGGGCCGAGCGCTGCACAACCGCTCGCTGGAAGCGGTCGAGGACCCCGAACTCACGTCGTAGCGGGTCGTCCCGTTCCGGAACGCCCTTGCGGCGGGAGCGAATTCTCGGAGGCGTCGATGCTCCCGGCACCTTTCCGGTACCCGTTCCGCGGCGAGCGCGCGGTCGACGCGCTGCTCGTCGGCGGTGCGCTCCACTTGCTGACTGTCTACGTGCCGGTCGTCCCGTTGATTCCGCTGGTCCCCGTGCTCGGCTACCTCCTCGTCGTCTTCGCGGCGCTCTCGACCCGCGAGCCCGCCGACCGCTTCGACTCCCTGCCGGCGTACCCCGGCGTCCGCAGCGTCCTGCGGACCGGTCTCCGCGGCGCGGTCGTCGTCGCGTCGTTCCTGGTGCCGGCCACGGTCGTCTTGCTCGTGACGGTCGCCGGCGCGTCACAGCTCACGCTGACCCCCGGTGACGTGAGCGCGGGGACGTCTGTGGCGTTCGCGCTCGGGTCGACGACATCGCTGCTGCTCGCCGTCGTCTGCGTCTACTTGCTCCCGGCGGCGCTCGCGAACTTCCTCGCGAACGGCCGGATTCTCGCGGCCTACGACACCGACGTGCTGGCTCGCGCAGCGGGCCACGGCGCGTACTTCTACGACGTGCTCGTCGGACTCGTCGCCGGTGCGGTTCTGCTCACTGTCGCGGGTGCCACCGTCTCGGTCGCCGTCGGCTTCTTCGTCGCGTTCTACGCCGAACTCGTCGCCGTCGGCTTCTGGAGTCGCGGCGTCAGCCGCGCGCTCCCGGACGTGGTCGCTGCGGCGTGACTACAGCGACTCCAGCGTCTCGATGCACTCCAGGAGCGCGCGGCCGTTGTGGTAGGCTCCCTTGTACATCGCGCCCTTCCGGCCGACCGGTTCGAGGTCGTCGTTCACGCCGGAGTGCCACTCGCCGTGTTCGTCGTCGACGTGGTGGGTCTCGACGAAGTCGTAAGTCTCCTCGAAGACCTCGCGGTACCGCTGCGCGCCGGTCGCCTCGTACATGCGGAGCGCGCTGGTCATGCACTCGGCCTGCACCCACCACGCCTTGATGCGGTTCGTCGCGTCGCCGTCGAGCGGCCCGAAGAAGTAGAAGCCGCCGCGGTCGTCGTCGTAGCCGTGGTCGAGGGAGAACTCGAACAGCGCCTCGTAGAGGTCGACGAAGAGCCGGTCGGAGACGTCCAGGGCGTCGGCGGCCTCCATCGTCAGCCAGACGTTCTCCAGGTCGTGGCCGTACGACACGACGCGGAAGTCCTCGTCGTTGAGGCGCGGCGTCCAGTCGGGGTCGTACTTGTCCGTGCACGCCGTGCGGTCCTTCCGGACGACCGTGTTCGTGCAGATATCGAGAAGTTCGTGGAGGCGCGCCCGTGCGGTCTCGTGGCCCGTCGCGCGGTAGAATGTCGTGAACGCCTCCATGAGGTGGAGGTGGGTATTCATCAGCTTCAGCGTCGGGTCGAGGACGCTGTCCCCGGACTCCTTCGGCGACCAGTCCGGCTCGATGTTCGCGAGGTAGGTCGTGCCCTCCGTGACCTGCGTCCAGTCGGCCTCGAAGTACTCCCGGTAGCCGCCGTTCGCGTGGTCTTTCGCGGCGTCGTCGACGGTCTCGAAGAGGTCGACTGCGAGGTCGCGGGCGGCCTCGTCGCCGGTCGCGCGGTAGTACTCCGAGAGGCCGTAGAGCGCGAACGACTGGCCGTAAAGGTGTTTCCGGGGTTTCAGAACGTCACCGGTCCGGTCTACCTCCCAGACGAAGCCCCCGTGTTCGTCGTCGTGCATCTCGTCGCGGAGGAACTCGTAGCCCAGTTCCGCCTCGTCGAGGTAGTCGCCGTCGACGACGTCGGAGCGCGAGAGCCGGGAGAACAGCCACAGCATCCGCGACTGCGTGACGAGCATCTTGTGGTCGTTGCCCGCGAAGGCTCCGGTCTCGTCGTAACTCAGGACGTAGCCGCCGTGTTCGTCGTCGAGACACCGCGGCAGCCAGAAGTCCAGCACCACGTCTTCGAGGTTCCGGCGGAGCTTCGGGACGTACTCCGCGGCGAGGTCGTCGGAGCCAGTACTCATTGTCGAGTGAGTGTTCACAGAACCGCCACTAAGCGCTGTCGCTCCCGCTCAGTCCGCTCGTTCGTCGGCTTCCGACGGCGTGTACGTCGTCAGTTCGAGCGCGTGAATCTCGGTGGTCATCGCGTCGCCGAGCGCGTCGTACACCAGGTCGTGCTGGGCGACCAGCGACTCGCCCTCGAAGGCCGACGAGACGACGGTCGCCGCCAAGTGGTCGTCGTCGTGGTCGCCGCGGGCGCGGGTCACCGTCGCCTCGCAGTCCGCCTCGAAACCGTCCTCGATTCGCGCTTCCACGTCGGAGAGGTCCATACGCGTCCTCGGTCGGCCGGCGAGAAAAGCGCGGGGGTCCGCGGCGGCCACCGTGGTCGCGGAGTGACGAGAGGCGGCCGGCGACTTGGTTCCGCCCGCACCCGTACGTATTTGTGAGCGCCACCGGCAGTCGTGCGCATGGATTGATCTTCGAGTTCACGCCCTGACGCATCTACCTCGAACAGTCAGTCGGCTTCCTGCTGGTCTCCGGAGGAACCCTCGCCGTCGGCGGCCTCTATCTACTTCAGGTCCACTGGTCGAGGCCGGTCTGGACGACCGACTCCTCGATGCGTTCGAACCCGCGGGCGACCTCGTCGGCGTCGACCTCCCACTCGTCGGTGACGAACTCGCGGGCCGCCTCGACGTCCGGAGAGAGGTCGGTGTGGACGCTGTAGTCGTCGGTGACCTCGGGGTTCAGGAACAGTTCGCGGATGCGGTCGCCGGACTCGACGTGCTCGCCCTCGGCGTCGAGGACGCTCCAGAGGTCGCCGTGTTCGCGAATGGCGTTCAGCGCGGTCTTCGGGCCGAAGCCGTCGATGCCGGGGTTGAAGTCCGTGCCGCAGAGGATGCCCACGTCGACCAGTTGCTCCCACGTGAGGTCGTGTTCGGCGAGCGTCGCCTCGAAGTCCATGCGCTCGGGATCGCCGGAGCTCGTGAGCTGGCGGAGCGTCACGGGCGACCCGAGCAGCAGGCAGTCGTAGTCGTCGCTGCCCACGCAGTCCACGTCGTCGTCGACTCTCGCCATGTACGACGCCTGCGCCTCCCCCTCGGCGGGCGCTTCGACCTGCGGCACGTCCAGCAGGTCGAACAGCGCCCGCGTGGTCTCGTGGATGGTGTCCGTGAGCCGCTGCGTGCGCGCCTCCAGACGGGCGGCTTCGACGGCGTCGCCTTCCTCGCGGGCTTCTTCCAGTTGTTCCTCGTAGCTCTCGCGTTGCTCGCGTCGCTCGGCCACTTCCTCGTCCTTGAGTTCGGTGACGCCGCCGTCCCAGACGAACACGGGCGTCAAATCGTGCTCGAAGAACTTCGGGAGGCCCTGGACGGCGCCGACGAGGTTCGCCACCTCGGTGCCGTCGCTCGTGGTGTAGATGTCCTCGCTGGTCCACTGGACGGTCGTCGTGAGGTACTTGTACAGCCAGTTGTGGGCGTCGACGGCCACCACGCTCCCCTGGAGGTCCGCGAAGGGAGTCTCCTCGATGGCCGCGAGCTGCCGGAGGTCCGCGTTACCCATCACCCGGAGTTCGGGCTCCCCGGATTTAACCGTTGAGCAACGCCGGCAGCCCGTACCCGATGGTCACCAGCGAGATGCCGACGGACGTGACACCGGCCCCGAAGCCGCGCCACTCGCGGCGGTCACCGACCGCCTCGGCGTACCTCTGCGGGAGCCGGCTGCAGACGAATTCCGGCGCGAGCAGCGCCGGCAGGCCGGCGGCGAGGTGGACCGCGCCGACCGCAATCAGGGCCGTCGGAAGCAGCGCCATGTAGAGAGTCGCGGCCGCAGCGAGAAAAAGACTACCAGTCGACGCGGACCGGCGGGGACTGCCCGCGCTTGCGGTCGAGGAACGCCTCCTCCTCGGGCGAGAGGTCCCGCTCCCGGTACCGGTCGAGGCCGTCCTGATAGCCGGCCGCGCGGTCCTCGCAGGGGCGTTCCAGCACGAGTTCGGCGATGCCCGTCTCCTCGCCCGTGAATCCGAAGCCGGCCTTGTGGAGCGCCTCGTACGCGAACGGATTGTTCACGGCGATGCGGACGCGGTCGCAGTCGTCGAGCAGGCGGTCGGCCGCGAACGCGCAGAGCCGCGCACCCACGCCGTCGCCCCGTCGGTCGCCGCGGACGGTGACGTACCGCAGCCACGCCGTCCCCGGGTCGGTGCGGTCCTCGTTGAACGAGACCGCGCCGACCACGTCCGCGACCGGGTCGTCGGCCTCCCTGGCGGCCGGCGGCCAGCCGTCGCGCTCCCCGACCGGCGGACCCTCGTAGGCGACTGCCTTCCCCGTGTTCGACATCACGAACTTGCCCGCGTAGCTGAACGCCTCCCAGTCCAGGAGGAGCGTCGGGCCGTCGTCGGGGCCGCCGAGGACTGCGTAACGCACACTCGCTCTTCGCGCAGCGACACAAAGTATTGCCTGCCTCGGTCGCGTCGGAGTCGGTATGCACGACGTGCCCTACTTCGACCGGTTCGCGCCGTTGTACGACCTCGCGATGCCGGCGGCCGACCGGGCGGACCTCGCCCTGGCGCTCGCGCTCGCCGACCGGCCAGTCGAGCGCGTGCTGGACCTCGGCGGGGGGACTGGCCGGGTCGCCCGCGCGCTCGGCGGCGACGCCGTCGTCGCGGACGCCAGCCGCGGGATGCTTTCAGAAGCCCGCGGCGCGGGTCTCGAAACCGTCCAGACCGACGTCCGGCGGCTCGCAGTCGCCGACGAGTCCGTCGACGCCGTCGTGATTGTGGACGCGCTCCACCACTTCCCCGCGCGCAGCACGGCAATCGAGGAGGCGGCGCGCGCGCTGCGCCCCGGTGGGGTGGTCGTCGTGCGGGACTTCGACCCCGCGACGCTCCGCGGCTGGCTGCTGGTCGCCGGCGAACACCTCCTCGGGATGGGGTCGCGCTTCGACACCGCCGACGAGTGCGGCCGCCGACTCGCCGACGCGGGTCTGGACGCGCGACTCGTCGACACGGGGTTCGCGTTCACCGTCGCGGGCGTGAAACCGGGACAGCCTTGACCCACCCGTTCGAAGCCCGCCCATGAAGCTGACCGACGTCGACGAGCGCGCAGTCACCCGATTCCTACCCGGCGACGTGCTCGCTATCCTCGCACTCGTGCTCGTGGGGACGGTACAGCACGGGACACTGAACCCACAGCACTACGCGGGCGTCCTGCTGCCGTTCCTCGTCGGCTGGCTGGCGGCCGCGCCGCTCGTCGGCGCGTACAGTTCGCGCGCCGCGGAGTCCTCTCGCGCGGCGCTGCTGCTCGCTGCCGGCACGTGGCTCCTCGGGGACCTCGTCGGCCAACTGCTGCGGAACACGTCGCTGTTCCCCGGGAACGCCGACCCGACGTTCTTCCTCGTGATGTTCCTCGTGGGCGCGCTGCTGCTGTCGGTCGTGCGGTTCGGGTCGCTGGTGGTCGCCGACCTCGTCGGGAACTGACCCGCGCCGAGATATCGGCGGCGACCGCGAAACCGGCGACAGCACGGCCGTTCCCGTTCACGGCGTCTCTGTCGGGGCACCGCGGCTTGTCGCGTAGCGCTCTGTAATGCCCCAGAGTTCGCCGCCGGGGCCTCAATCCTTTTCGTGCCGTCGGCCGAACAACCGGGCGTGACAGAGACGCTGTTCCTCTCCGACGACGACCTTGCCGGGCTCGCTGACCTCGCTGACTACGTGAACGCCGTCCGAGACGGGTACCGCCAGCGCGGCGAGGGCGCGCCGGCCGAACCCCGAACGAAGCTCGTCCGGGGCGACCCGCCGGGGATGCTCACCGACTACTCCGCCATTCTCCCGGAGACCGGCGCGATGGGCGGGTACACGTACAGCGCGGGGTTCGGAGCCGAGGACGCGTGGTTCGTCACGCCGCTGTTCGACGCCGAATCCGGCGAGCCGCTGGCGCTGCTGGACGGCGCACGCATGAACCCCTTCAAGACCGGCGCGACCGGTGCCGTCGGTGTCGACGCGCTCGCCCGCCGGGACGCCTCGACGATGGCCGTCGTCGGGAGCGGCGCGCAGGCACGCGGACAGCTGAAGGCGGTGGCGACGGTCCGTGACCTTGACACCGTCTGGGTGTACTCGCGGACGAAGGAGAGCCGCGAGGCGTTCGCCGCGGAGCTGAACGACTCCCTCGACGCCTCGGTCGCGGCGGTGGCGTCGAGCGCAGCCGCCGTCGAGGGCGCGGACATCGTCGTCACGGCGACGAACGCCAGCGAGCCGGTCTTCGACGGCGAACACCTCGACGACGGCGCGCACGTCACGGCGATGGGTCAGTACCACCCGGAGAAGCGCGAACTGGACGCGACGACCATCGAGCGCGCGACCTACGTCCCCGACCTCCGCGCCCGAGTCAGTCAGGACGCCGGCTCGTTCCTCGCGGCCGTCGAGGCGGGCGTCGTCGACGAGGACCACGTCCACGCGGAACTCGGCGAAGTCGTTGCCGGGGAGGCAGAGGGCCGCCAGGGGCCCGAGGACGTGACTGTGTTCGACAGCGGCGGCACGGGCATCGAGACGGTGGCGGCCGCCCACATGCTCTACGAGCGCGCCGTCGAGCAGGGGCTCGGCACCGAGATTCCGTTCGCGCCCGCGAGCGAAGCGCTCACTGGGGAGTAATCAGTACCCGGTCCGGACTCAGTCCGGAAGCAGGTCTCCGCCCCGCGCCCGGCTGGCGGCTGACGCGAGCGCCGAAGCGCCCAGCACGACGAGCAGCGCGCGCTGCCACGGCTCGGTCACGGTGACCGCGCCGCCGAAGCAGAACGCGGCGAACAGGGCGTTCCAGCCAGCTATCGCGGCGACAGTTTTCCCCGGCATCGCCTAGCCGTTGGGTCCGGCGCGGCTCAAAGGTTGGGGTGGTCGCCGTCAGAGGTACGGCGCGAGCCCGAGCGCCTCGACGAGGGGGATGCCGGCGGCGAGCGCGCCGGCGAGGTAGCCGGCGATTGCGCCGCCGTTCAACAGCGGGAGGCCGGCGTGCGCCCGGCCCTTGAACACCATCCGCATCAGGACGAGCAGCCCGAGGATGGTGCCGACCATCGCGGTGAGGGGGGCGAGTTCGACGCCCGGGAGGACCTCGGGAGTGTCGAGGAAGAACGCGGCGCTGGCGACGAGAATCGAGGGCATCACGGCGTCGCCGAGGCCGATGAAGTACGCGGGGCGGTCGGCGGGATTACTGGCCTCACGCTCGCCCTCACCGGCCTCGTCGGCGGTCTCCTGGGCATCGTCCACGAACGAGTACTCCAGCGTGGTCGGGACGACGAGGACGATTGGCAGTTGGAGCTCCATCACGCCGGAGGCGAGCGTGAGCATGTGTTCGGTGCCGTAGACGCTGATGGCGTCGTACACCGCCAGCGCGGTCAACAGGACGAGCGCCGGCAGGACGCCGAAGCTGATGCCGAACAGCGCGGCGGCACCCATCCCCATGAGTGCGCCCGCCGAGTCGATGACCCACCACTCGGGGTAGGCGTACAGCGCGACGACGAGCGCGACGGCCGGCACCCAGACGGCGAGGTTCACGCCCGCGACCGTGACGGCGGGGAAGACGACGGCGAACACGTAGGAGGCGACGAGGCCGCTCGTCAGGAGGACGAAGCCCTTCAGCACCCACTGCTGGTCGTACTTGATGACGAGCAGGATACCGCCGGTGGCGACCAGCAGGAAGGCGACGTAGACGATGCTGTTCAGCGGATTCTGGGGGTCCTCGGTGGACTGCAGGCCCGCGCTCTGGAAGGGTTCGACGAGCGCGAGCGCGCCGACCTGGACGACGACGAACAGGGCGACGACGCCGGCGAGCACGCCGGCGACCCGCGTCGAGTCGTTCATGTACTCTCCCTGGGAGCGCCCCCGTCTTGCCTTTTCCGTCTACCGGACGTACAGCGTCTCCCCGACGAGGCCGGCGAGGTGGACGCCGGACTGGGGCGTCACCGCGAGGTAGGGGCGCTCGACGGGCCCGAAGACGTCGACGACTCGACCGACGGCGTCGAGGTTCTGGTCGACGAGCGCGGCCCCGATTCCGGGGTGGGCGTCGTCGTCGCTGCGCACGACGGCGACGTTGCCCGCGGTCCGCGTGACGCTGCCGGCTCGCTCCATCAGCTCCGGAGCGCGCCGACGTAGGCGGCGACGGCCTGCACGAGGTCGTTCTTCGAGTCGTCGGCGTCCTTCACCAGAACGCGCCCCGAGTCCGTCCAGTGCTGCCGGGGGTAGGCCACGTCGCGTTCGACGACGGCGTCGTAGCCGACCTGCTGGACGGCGGTCGCGATTTCGTCGACGGTGGGCTCCTCGACGGCGAGGTCCTCGGGGACACGGCGGCCCTCGCGGCGGGAGAGCGCCGCGTCGAAGTAGGCGGGCCAGATGACGTTCTCGACCATGCCCGCCGCTACCAGACGGAGAAAGGAAACGGTGTCGGCCTACCGGCGCGCGAACAGAGCGGCACCGAGCACGGCGACGACGCCCGTGGCGACGCCGAAGCCGGGCGCGGAGCCACCGGAGGAGCCGTCACCGCCGTCGGTCGTCGTGGCGGCGGCCGTGGTGGCGGTCTCGGTCTGGGTCGTCGGTTCGGCGGTCGTCGCCGTGGTCGTCGTGTTGGCCTCGGCGTACGCGTCGGGGTGGAACGCCTGCGCCATCTGCGTCATCGGTTCGACGACCCGGGGGGCGGGCTGATTGATGTGGTTGACGTTCACCGCGACGATGTTGCCCTCCTCGTAGGCAGTCGTGTTCCGGACGACGGAGTCCGCGCCGATGAGTTCGGACTTGTCGGCGTTCATCTGCGCGGCGGGCACGCCGACGACGACGTGCTCGGGGTCCTGCTCGGCGACGAACTCCTCGGACGGCTGCGGGTACGGTTTGCTGAAGTTCCCGTCAGCGGCGATGTTGTGGCCGCCCGCCGTGTCGATCATCGAGCCGATGAAGGTGCTCGGGCCGGCGGTGTAGCCGCCACCGAGGGCGTAGTAGACGCTCGGGCGCTCCTGCCCGTCGACGGCCTGCCGGATGGTGTCGACGCGGTCGCGCATGTCCGAGACGGTGGTTTCGGCGGCGTCGCACGCGCCGACGAGCCTGCCGATAGTCTCGGTCTTCTCGTAGACGGCGTCCAGGGAGTTCGCGAACTGGAAGCGGTAGACCGTGACGCCGGCGTCACGGAGCTGGGTGACGGAGTCGTTGTCGATGGTGTTCGGCGCGAGCACGAGGTCGGGTTCGAGCGAGATGACCTGCTCGGCGTTCACCTGTGAGGGGCTCCCGGAGGTGACGACCTCGCGGTCGCCGGCGTCCTCGAGGTAGCCGGCGAACTGGGAGACGCCGACGACTTTCTCGCGCGCGTCGAGTTCCCACATGGTCTGGGCGGCGCTCGGGTTCAGCGTGACGACGCGCTCGGGTTCGGCGTCGACGGTGACGTTAGCGTCGCTGGCGTCGGTCATCGTGACGGGGAACTCGCAGGACGGGTCTTCCTGAGCGGCCGGTGCGTCGAACGCGCCGGCTGCGGGGACTGTGGCAC encodes:
- a CDS encoding PGF-CTERM-anchored ABC transporter substrate-binding protein; the encoded protein is MRRPAIVLGVVLLVLSATVPAAGAFDAPAAQEDPSCEFPVTMTDASDANVTVDAEPERVVTLNPSAAQTMWELDAREKVVGVSQFAGYLEDAGDREVVTSGSPSQVNAEQVISLEPDLVLAPNTIDNDSVTQLRDAGVTVYRFQFANSLDAVYEKTETIGRLVGACDAAETTVSDMRDRVDTIRQAVDGQERPSVYYALGGGYTAGPSTFIGSMIDTAGGHNIAADGNFSKPYPQPSEEFVAEQDPEHVVVGVPAAQMNADKSELIGADSVVRNTTAYEEGNIVAVNVNHINQPAPRVVEPMTQMAQAFHPDAYAEANTTTTATTAEPTTQTETATTAAATTTDGGDGSSGGSAPGFGVATGVVAVLGAALFARR
- a CDS encoding H/ACA ribonucleoprotein complex subunit GAR1, translating into MERAGSVTRTAGNVAVVRSDDDAHPGIGAALVDQNLDAVGRVVDVFGPVERPYLAVTPQSGVHLAGLVGETLYVR
- the srp19 gene encoding signal recognition particle subunit SRP19 produces the protein MVENVIWPAYFDAALSRREGRRVPEDLAVEEPTVDEIATAVQQVGYDAVVERDVAYPRQHWTDSGRVLVKDADDSKNDLVQAVAAYVGALRS
- a CDS encoding presenilin family intramembrane aspartyl protease PSH, translating into MNDSTRVAGVLAGVVALFVVVQVGALALVEPFQSAGLQSTEDPQNPLNSIVYVAFLLVATGGILLVIKYDQQWVLKGFVLLTSGLVASYVFAVVFPAVTVAGVNLAVWVPAVALVVALYAYPEWWVIDSAGALMGMGAAALFGISFGVLPALVLLTALAVYDAISVYGTEHMLTLASGVMELQLPIVLVVPTTLEYSFVDDAQETADEAGEGEREASNPADRPAYFIGLGDAVMPSILVASAAFFLDTPEVLPGVELAPLTAMVGTILGLLVLMRMVFKGRAHAGLPLLNGGAIAGYLAGALAAGIPLVEALGLAPYL